From the genome of Halomonas sp. I5-271120, one region includes:
- a CDS encoding inorganic phosphate transporter, which produces MSIIAQHGDIFIILACVFGFFMAWGVGANDVANAMGTSVGSRAITIKQAIFIAVIFEFLGAWLAGGQVTETIRKGIIDPALLESDPQLLVYGMLASLLAAGTWLLVASMRGWPVSTTHSIVGAIVGFAMAGLGLDAVGWAKVGQIAASWVVSPLMSGSIAFMLFKSVQHLIFENRDPFAAAKRYVPMYVFLVGFIVAMVTLTKGLKHVGLDLSFGVSLAYAVLIGLAVMALGGLLERRVSRNRSADDAFGFGGVERVFAVLMLFTACAMAFAHGSNDVANAVGPLAAVISVVYSHGDVGGASMVPWWVLVLGGGGIVVGLVTYGHKVIATVGTGITELTPSRGFAATLAAATTVVLASGTGLPISTTHTLVGAVLGVGLARGMAALNLRVIGTIVMSWLITLPAGAFLAIMFFFMFKGMFG; this is translated from the coding sequence ATGTCGATCATTGCGCAACACGGCGACATCTTCATTATTTTGGCCTGTGTCTTCGGCTTCTTCATGGCCTGGGGCGTAGGGGCCAACGACGTGGCCAACGCCATGGGCACCTCGGTGGGCTCGCGGGCCATTACCATCAAGCAGGCGATCTTCATCGCCGTGATCTTCGAGTTTCTAGGCGCCTGGCTCGCCGGCGGCCAGGTCACCGAAACCATCCGCAAGGGCATCATCGACCCGGCGCTGCTCGAGAGTGATCCCCAACTGCTGGTCTACGGCATGCTGGCCTCCTTGCTGGCGGCCGGGACCTGGCTGCTGGTGGCCTCGATGCGCGGCTGGCCGGTGTCGACCACCCATTCCATCGTCGGTGCCATCGTCGGCTTCGCGATGGCTGGCCTCGGCCTGGATGCCGTCGGCTGGGCCAAGGTCGGCCAGATCGCCGCCAGCTGGGTGGTCTCGCCGCTGATGTCGGGCTCGATCGCCTTCATGTTGTTCAAATCCGTGCAGCATCTGATCTTCGAGAACCGCGACCCGTTCGCCGCGGCCAAGCGCTACGTGCCGATGTACGTGTTCCTGGTCGGCTTCATCGTCGCCATGGTGACGCTGACCAAGGGTCTCAAGCACGTCGGTCTCGATCTCAGCTTTGGCGTCAGCCTTGCCTACGCGGTGCTGATCGGCCTCGCCGTGATGGCGCTGGGCGGCTTGCTCGAGCGTCGCGTCAGCCGCAACCGCTCGGCGGATGATGCCTTCGGTTTCGGCGGCGTCGAGCGGGTGTTCGCCGTGCTGATGCTGTTCACCGCCTGTGCCATGGCCTTCGCCCACGGCTCCAACGATGTTGCCAACGCCGTCGGCCCGCTGGCCGCGGTCATCAGCGTGGTCTATAGCCACGGCGACGTCGGCGGCGCGTCGATGGTGCCCTGGTGGGTGCTGGTGCTGGGCGGCGGCGGCATCGTGGTCGGCCTGGTTACCTATGGCCACAAGGTCATCGCCACCGTCGGCACCGGCATCACCGAGCTGACGCCGAGCCGCGGCTTTGCCGCCACCCTGGCGGCCGCCACCACCGTGGTGCTGGCGTCGGGTACCGGCCTGCCGATCTCGACCACCCATACCCTGGTCGGCGCGGTGCTTGGTGTGGGCTTGGCTCGCGGCATGGCGGCACTCAACCTGCGTGTGATCGGCACCATCGTCATGTCATGGCTGATCACCCTGCCGGCCGGCGCCTTCCTGGCGATCATGTTCTTCTTCATGTTCAAGGGCATGTTCGGCTAA
- a CDS encoding AbrB family transcriptional regulator, whose translation MNNTLTSRLAALGRFLPTLGLGLAGGAIAFRLSLPLPWLLGAMIATTIASLGGSRLRSPGRGRKGVLVVIGVMLGSAFHQGLNIDVAAWSASLAIMLLATAVMMAFSVWFSRKVAGYSLETSLYAGVPGGVSTVTLMALESGADLRVVGMTHAVRILILLLAIPLALPLFGHVSMPENRTDIAHWLWLPNAMDTAWLVAAGLAGAWLGKLLRLPSALLFGPALASAALHLSGVSDASVPPTLIALAQVLIGVSVGVRFTGTSLAAVGHTLAMGIIQALGLVVIAGLAAWGAQLLTGTSIAAALLAYMPGGAPELSLVALSLGIDPAFVTAHHLLRISLLVLCLPLLLSAGRRLST comes from the coding sequence TTGAATAACACCCTCACCTCCCGTTTAGCCGCCCTGGGCCGTTTTCTGCCAACACTTGGCCTGGGGCTTGCCGGCGGCGCCATCGCCTTCCGGCTAAGCCTGCCGCTGCCCTGGCTGCTGGGCGCGATGATCGCGACCACCATCGCCAGCCTTGGCGGATCACGGCTGCGCTCACCCGGGCGCGGGCGCAAGGGAGTGCTGGTGGTGATCGGGGTGATGCTGGGCTCGGCCTTTCATCAGGGGCTCAACATCGATGTGGCGGCCTGGAGCGCGAGCCTCGCCATCATGCTGCTGGCAACAGCGGTGATGATGGCGTTCTCGGTGTGGTTCTCGCGGAAGGTCGCCGGCTATTCGCTGGAAACGTCTCTCTATGCCGGGGTGCCAGGTGGCGTATCGACGGTCACCCTGATGGCGCTGGAATCCGGTGCCGACCTGCGGGTGGTCGGCATGACCCACGCGGTGCGCATCCTGATCCTGCTGCTGGCCATCCCGCTGGCGCTGCCGCTGTTTGGCCATGTCAGCATGCCGGAGAATCGTACGGATATCGCTCATTGGCTGTGGCTGCCGAATGCGATGGATACCGCCTGGCTCGTCGCGGCGGGGCTTGCCGGCGCCTGGCTGGGCAAACTATTGCGACTGCCTAGCGCTCTGCTCTTTGGCCCGGCGTTGGCCTCGGCGGCCCTGCACCTTTCCGGGGTGAGCGATGCTTCGGTGCCACCAACCCTGATCGCCCTGGCCCAGGTGCTGATCGGCGTGTCGGTGGGGGTGCGCTTTACCGGCACCTCGCTTGCCGCGGTCGGCCACACCCTGGCGATGGGGATTATTCAGGCACTGGGGCTGGTGGTGATCGCAGGCCTCGCCGCCTGGGGCGCACAGCTTTTGACCGGCACCTCAATTGCCGCCGCCCTGCTCGCCTACATGCCCGGCGGCGCCCCAGAGCTAAGCCTGGTGGCGCTGTCGCTGGGCATCGACCCGGCCTTCGTCACCGCCCACCACCTGCTGCGCATCAGCCTACTGGTGCTTTGTCTACCGCTGCTGCTGAGTGCCGGACGCCGGCTGAGCACCTAG
- a CDS encoding CYTH domain-containing protein, which translates to MSQEIELKLALPPEGPERLRRHPRLAALPAEDRTLANTYYDTPDGALEAARVALRIRNTGKGRVQTLKTTGNGQGGLSVRGEWEWPIDENRLDLDGLKTLAPMQALGDETLAALAPRFATDFARRTWIVDGEQGRIEVALDDGEVRADGRRATIRELELELKDGDPAALWALAEEFAASVPLRPATASKAARGASLGEGRWSLPAADDDPAALYEHTILALDALADSQDSHFKDEARRSLDRLVALGDDRLTGPAATLLAALSHQAPEDDAWLDVAFGQAALALARALYAPA; encoded by the coding sequence ATGAGCCAGGAAATTGAACTCAAGCTCGCGCTACCGCCAGAAGGCCCCGAGCGACTGCGTCGCCATCCTCGCCTGGCGGCGCTCCCGGCCGAAGACCGCACGCTTGCCAACACCTACTACGACACCCCGGACGGCGCCCTGGAAGCCGCACGGGTGGCCCTGCGTATCCGCAATACCGGCAAGGGCCGGGTGCAGACCCTGAAGACCACCGGCAACGGCCAGGGCGGGCTCTCGGTACGTGGCGAATGGGAGTGGCCGATTGACGAGAACCGGCTGGACCTCGACGGGCTCAAGACGCTGGCGCCCATGCAGGCGCTAGGCGACGAGACACTCGCCGCTCTGGCACCGCGCTTCGCTACCGACTTCGCCCGCCGCACCTGGATCGTCGACGGCGAGCAGGGCCGCATCGAGGTGGCGCTGGATGATGGCGAGGTGCGCGCGGACGGACGCCGGGCGACGATTCGCGAACTGGAACTCGAACTCAAGGACGGTGACCCCGCGGCCCTGTGGGCGCTGGCCGAAGAGTTCGCCGCCTCGGTGCCGCTGCGCCCCGCTACGGCCAGCAAGGCCGCCCGCGGCGCGTCACTGGGCGAAGGCCGGTGGTCGCTCCCGGCAGCCGATGACGATCCGGCAGCGCTATACGAGCACACCATCCTGGCGCTGGATGCCCTGGCCGACAGTCAGGACAGCCATTTCAAGGACGAGGCCCGCCGGTCGCTGGACCGGCTGGTCGCCCTGGGCGATGATCGCCTGACGGGCCCGGCCGCCACCCTGCTCGCGGCTCTGAGCCATCAGGCACCGGAAGACGATGCCTGGCTCGATGTGGCCTTCGGCCAGGCGGCCCTGGCGCTGGCGCGCGCCCTCTATGCCCCAGCCTGA
- a CDS encoding ion transporter produces the protein MFPTLKPAGEGLRTRIFQVIFESDTRLAKGFDIVLIGLILASVTVVLLDSVPAYHAAYGRFFKALEWGFTGLFTLELLVRLYCLERPARYLRSFYGIIDLISILPTWLVLLLPGAHSLVVIRLLRVLRIFRVLRLMQFVGEGRLLIEALKRSSHQILLFLFTVFMLVTIFGSLVYMIEPPEAGFTSIPKSIYWGIVTLTTVGYGDITPTTPLGQFISMTVMLMGYSIIAIPTGVFSAEVIRSIRADRYSDEACPGCGYDRHEEKAKYCMKCGTWLDENTEDPREAEHREEAEREEEEERAKEEDDEQDTEKAPDKGSEKE, from the coding sequence TTGTTCCCTACTCTCAAACCGGCCGGTGAAGGGCTGCGCACCCGGATCTTTCAGGTCATCTTCGAATCGGATACCCGGCTGGCCAAGGGCTTCGATATCGTCCTGATCGGCCTGATCCTGGCTAGCGTCACGGTAGTGCTGCTCGACAGCGTGCCGGCCTATCACGCCGCCTATGGCCGGTTTTTCAAGGCACTGGAGTGGGGCTTCACCGGGCTTTTCACCCTGGAGCTGCTGGTTCGCCTGTACTGTCTGGAGCGGCCGGCCCGCTACCTGAGAAGCTTCTACGGCATCATCGATCTCATATCGATTCTGCCCACCTGGCTGGTGCTGTTGCTTCCCGGCGCGCATTCGCTGGTGGTGATCCGTCTGCTGCGGGTGTTGCGCATCTTCAGGGTGCTCAGGCTGATGCAGTTCGTCGGCGAGGGCCGGCTGTTGATCGAGGCGCTCAAGCGCAGCTCGCATCAGATCCTGCTGTTCCTGTTCACGGTGTTTATGCTGGTGACCATCTTCGGCTCACTGGTCTACATGATCGAGCCACCCGAGGCCGGCTTTACCAGCATTCCCAAATCCATCTACTGGGGCATCGTCACCCTGACCACGGTCGGCTATGGCGACATCACGCCCACCACCCCGCTGGGGCAGTTCATCTCGATGACGGTAATGCTGATGGGCTACTCGATCATCGCCATTCCCACCGGGGTGTTCTCGGCCGAAGTGATTCGCTCGATTCGCGCCGACCGTTACTCCGATGAAGCCTGCCCGGGCTGCGGCTACGACCGTCACGAAGAAAAAGCCAAGTATTGTATGAAATGCGGGACCTGGCTCGACGAAAACACCGAAGACCCACGCGAGGCCGAGCATCGCGAAGAAGCCGAGCGAGAAGAAGAGGAAGAGCGAGCGAAAGAGGAGGACGACGAACAGGACACAGAGAAGGCCCCGGATAAGGGCTCTGAGAAGGAATAA
- a CDS encoding PHP domain-containing protein, with amino-acid sequence MHSTASDGALSPAALMSLCRERGLTRLSLTDHDTLDGVAEAQEAADALGMTLLPGLELSSQWQGMNIHVVGLLPQGAQGSLVAGLEAQAKARVTRGEEIARRMEKLGLHDALAKARAQAGSDRPLGRPDFARAMVADGLVKDMGTAFKKYLGSGKRGDVKAGWPYLSEVVEWINDAGGVAVLAHPLRYGLTRRKRGLLLDAFTAAGGEACELVSGFQNADVTRDLARQLDERGLYGSLGSDFHFPGGPVAPGSMSPVPRTALRPVWQHPRLAAILDQAA; translated from the coding sequence ATGCACTCTACCGCGTCCGACGGTGCTCTCTCGCCCGCCGCGCTGATGTCGCTGTGCCGCGAGCGCGGCCTCACCAGGCTGTCGCTCACCGATCATGACACCCTGGATGGCGTTGCCGAGGCGCAAGAGGCCGCCGATGCGCTGGGCATGACGCTGCTGCCGGGGCTCGAGCTGTCGTCTCAATGGCAGGGCATGAACATTCATGTGGTGGGCCTGCTGCCCCAGGGGGCACAGGGCAGCCTGGTCGCCGGTCTCGAGGCGCAGGCTAAGGCGCGAGTGACCCGCGGTGAAGAGATCGCCCGGCGCATGGAGAAGCTGGGGCTTCACGACGCCCTGGCCAAGGCGCGAGCTCAGGCCGGCAGCGATCGCCCGCTGGGGCGCCCGGACTTCGCCCGCGCGATGGTCGCCGATGGCCTGGTCAAGGACATGGGCACGGCCTTCAAGAAGTATCTGGGCAGCGGCAAGCGAGGTGACGTCAAGGCCGGCTGGCCGTACCTGTCCGAGGTGGTCGAGTGGATCAATGATGCCGGCGGCGTGGCGGTGCTGGCGCATCCGCTGCGCTACGGGCTGACCCGGCGCAAGCGCGGTCTGCTGCTGGATGCCTTCACCGCCGCCGGCGGCGAGGCCTGCGAGCTGGTCAGCGGCTTCCAGAACGCCGATGTGACCCGCGACCTGGCGCGCCAGCTCGACGAGCGGGGCCTGTATGGCTCGCTGGGCAGCGACTTCCACTTTCCCGGCGGGCCGGTGGCCCCGGGCAGCATGAGCCCGGTGCCGCGCACCGCGCTGCGCCCTGTCTGGCAGCACCCTCGTCTGGCGGCGATTCTTGATCAGGCGGCCTGA
- the argA gene encoding amino-acid N-acetyltransferase, with translation MNTRFPFVDWFRQSSPYINAHRGRTFVVLIEGEAMAAGHSESLIQDLALLHTLGVRLVLVFGIRPQVNAALVDEGITPRREEGRWVADDAIMARVERIAAEQRLWFEARLSLGLPNTPLHGIELTAVSGNLVMAKPLGVRNGLDFARSGEVRRVRAEAIDALLDQGSLVVLPPLGFSSTGEVFDLDAAEVAQQAAVALGADKLVLLGEAEGLHDASGALQRQLTPAEAEPLMHEAAPGSELSRHLAAACAAARHGVARTHLLSWHDNDALLGELFTRDGVGTMITQHRYEQLRDAELGDVGGLLELLEPLERRGMLVPRSRERLEHEIEDYLVIERDGMIIGCAALHEYPDARMGELACVAVHGDYRGGNRGERLLADAERRARRRGLSAMFALTTHTAHWFIEKGFGLADIDDLPPLKRDAYNHARKSKILLKILN, from the coding sequence TTGAATACGCGCTTTCCCTTCGTCGATTGGTTTCGTCAGTCATCGCCCTACATCAACGCCCACCGAGGACGAACCTTCGTGGTGCTGATCGAAGGCGAGGCGATGGCGGCGGGTCACAGCGAATCGCTGATTCAGGACCTGGCGCTGCTGCATACCCTGGGCGTGCGGCTGGTGCTGGTGTTCGGCATTCGCCCCCAGGTCAATGCGGCGCTGGTCGATGAGGGCATCACGCCGCGGCGCGAGGAGGGCCGCTGGGTGGCGGATGACGCCATCATGGCGCGGGTCGAGCGCATCGCCGCCGAGCAGCGGCTGTGGTTCGAGGCGCGGCTGTCGCTGGGGCTGCCCAATACGCCGCTGCACGGCATCGAGCTGACGGCGGTCTCCGGCAACCTGGTAATGGCCAAGCCGCTCGGCGTGCGCAACGGCCTCGACTTCGCCCGTAGCGGCGAGGTGAGACGGGTTCGTGCCGAGGCGATCGACGCGCTGCTCGATCAGGGCTCGCTGGTGGTGTTGCCACCGCTCGGCTTCTCGAGCACTGGCGAGGTGTTCGATCTGGACGCCGCCGAAGTCGCTCAGCAGGCGGCGGTGGCACTGGGTGCCGACAAGCTGGTGCTGCTCGGCGAAGCCGAGGGCCTGCATGACGCAAGCGGTGCCCTGCAGCGCCAGCTGACCCCGGCCGAGGCCGAGCCGCTGATGCACGAGGCGGCGCCCGGCAGCGAGCTTTCCCGTCACCTGGCGGCGGCCTGTGCCGCGGCCCGCCATGGCGTGGCGCGCACTCATCTTTTGTCCTGGCATGACAACGACGCCCTGCTCGGCGAGCTGTTCACCCGCGACGGCGTGGGCACCATGATTACTCAGCATCGCTACGAGCAGCTGCGCGACGCCGAGCTAGGCGACGTCGGCGGCCTGCTCGAGCTGCTCGAACCCCTGGAGCGTCGCGGCATGCTGGTGCCGCGTTCCCGGGAGCGCCTCGAGCACGAGATCGAGGACTACCTAGTCATCGAGCGCGATGGCATGATCATCGGCTGTGCTGCCCTGCATGAGTATCCGGACGCCCGCATGGGCGAGCTGGCCTGCGTGGCGGTGCATGGCGATTACCGGGGCGGCAATCGCGGCGAGCGGCTGCTGGCTGATGCCGAACGTCGCGCCCGGCGCCGGGGGCTGTCGGCGATGTTCGCGCTGACCACGCATACCGCCCACTGGTTCATCGAAAAGGGCTTCGGACTCGCCGATATCGACGATCTGCCGCCGCTCAAACGCGATGCCTACAACCATGCCCGCAAGTCGAAGATCCTGCTCAAGATCCTGAACTGA
- a CDS encoding TIGR00153 family protein: MVTSNPFSAIFGRSPFQPLLLHIVKVSECADELLPFFESTLSGDWEAAERHRGAITRIEHEADELKTELRLNLPNTMFLPVSRSDLLDLISVQDKIANKARDITGIMLGRQMQVPESLAPTMRDYLRTSVAAVSQARKALGELKDLLESGFGSNVADVMQNLIRELHALEHQADDQQVAIRRQLFQLESELPPVDVIFLYKIIDWVGELSDGAERVGSRLQVLTAR; encoded by the coding sequence ATGGTGACATCTAATCCGTTTTCGGCGATCTTCGGTCGCTCGCCCTTCCAGCCGCTGCTTTTGCATATCGTCAAGGTCAGCGAGTGCGCCGACGAGCTGCTGCCGTTCTTCGAGTCCACCCTGAGCGGTGACTGGGAGGCGGCAGAACGCCATCGTGGCGCCATCACCCGCATCGAGCACGAGGCCGATGAGCTCAAGACCGAGCTGCGCCTGAACCTGCCCAATACCATGTTCCTGCCGGTCTCTCGCTCGGACCTGTTGGACCTGATCAGCGTGCAGGACAAGATCGCCAACAAGGCCCGCGACATCACCGGCATCATGCTCGGCCGCCAGATGCAGGTGCCCGAGTCGCTGGCGCCGACGATGCGCGACTACCTGCGCACCTCGGTGGCCGCCGTGTCCCAGGCCCGCAAGGCCCTCGGAGAGCTCAAGGACCTGCTCGAGTCCGGGTTCGGCAGCAACGTCGCCGATGTCATGCAGAACCTGATCCGCGAGCTTCACGCCCTCGAGCACCAGGCCGACGACCAGCAGGTGGCCATTCGTCGCCAGCTGTTTCAGCTCGAGAGCGAGCTGCCGCCGGTCGACGTGATCTTCCTCTACAAGATCATCGACTGGGTCGGCGAGCTCTCCGACGGTGCCGAGCGCGTGGGCAGCCGTCTGCAGGTGCTGACCGCCCGCTGA
- a CDS encoding L-threonylcarbamoyladenylate synthase, producing MTQFFQLHPENPQKRLIDQATEIIRKGGVVAYPTDSGYALGCHLGDKKAIEKIKWLRSLDDKHNFTLVCSDLSTIGTYAKVDNAVFRLLKTHTPGAYTFILNATSEVPRLLLHPKRRSIGVRVPDHRITHALLEALGEPMMSVTLIPVGEELPMTDAEEIRERFGAHLDLVIDGGACHLEPTSVIDLRDLPPVILREGRGDLAPFQV from the coding sequence ATGACGCAATTCTTCCAGCTGCACCCCGAAAATCCCCAGAAGCGCCTGATCGACCAGGCGACCGAGATCATCCGCAAGGGCGGCGTGGTGGCCTATCCCACCGACTCCGGCTATGCACTGGGTTGCCACCTGGGCGACAAGAAGGCCATCGAGAAGATCAAGTGGCTGCGCTCGCTGGATGACAAGCACAACTTCACGCTGGTGTGCTCGGACCTGTCCACGATCGGCACCTACGCCAAGGTCGACAATGCGGTATTTCGGCTGCTGAAGACTCACACGCCGGGGGCCTACACCTTCATCCTCAACGCCACCAGCGAGGTGCCGCGGTTGCTGCTGCATCCCAAACGCCGCTCGATCGGTGTGCGGGTGCCGGATCATCGCATCACCCATGCGCTGCTCGAGGCGCTCGGCGAGCCGATGATGAGCGTGACCCTGATCCCGGTCGGCGAGGAACTGCCGATGACCGATGCCGAGGAAATCCGCGAGCGCTTCGGAGCGCACCTGGACCTGGTCATCGACGGTGGCGCCTGCCACCTGGAGCCGACCAGCGTGATCGACCTGCGCGACCTGCCGCCGGTGATCCTGCGTGAAGGGCGTGGCGATCTGGCACCCTTCCAGGTCTGA
- the glrR gene encoding two-component system response regulator GlrR: MRLESRGFRVTTADSGRMALDRLAIERPDLVLSDLRMDEMDGLALFQEIQRQAPGLPVIILTAHGSIPDAVSATRQGVFSFLTKPVDRDELFTAIDEALLQAPAAGDGDDAWRSAIITRSPQMERILDQARMVAGADVSVLVSGPSGSGKELLARALHDASPRADKPFVAINCGALPEQLLESELFGHAKGAFTGAISQHEGLFQAADGGSLFLDEIGDMPLSLQVKLLRVLQERQVRPLGSTASVSVDVRIISATHRDLDRAMQEGDFREDLYYRLNVVNLRLPPLKERAEDVPLLAKHLVSQAAARHKPFVKGFSTEALNLLASSAWPGNVRQLVNVVEQCVALTSAPIIPEALVAQALVAEENALPSFNDARASFERGYLIKVLKITEGNVTQAARIAGRNRTDFYKLLGRHELEPSSFKAVAKSDG; encoded by the coding sequence ATGCGGCTGGAAAGCCGTGGCTTTCGCGTCACCACCGCTGACAGCGGACGCATGGCGCTGGATCGCCTGGCCATCGAGCGCCCGGATCTGGTGCTCTCGGACCTGCGCATGGACGAGATGGACGGCCTGGCGCTGTTTCAGGAAATCCAGCGCCAAGCCCCGGGCCTGCCGGTGATCATCCTTACCGCCCATGGTTCGATCCCCGATGCGGTGAGCGCCACCCGCCAGGGGGTATTCAGCTTCCTGACCAAGCCCGTCGACCGCGACGAGCTGTTCACGGCGATCGACGAAGCGCTGCTCCAGGCGCCGGCCGCAGGCGACGGTGACGACGCCTGGCGTTCGGCGATCATCACCCGCAGCCCGCAGATGGAGCGCATCCTCGACCAGGCACGCATGGTCGCCGGCGCCGATGTCAGCGTGCTGGTCAGTGGCCCCTCGGGCTCGGGCAAGGAACTGCTGGCGCGCGCCCTGCATGACGCCAGCCCCCGCGCCGACAAGCCGTTCGTCGCCATCAACTGTGGCGCTCTGCCCGAACAGTTGTTGGAAAGCGAGCTCTTCGGCCACGCCAAGGGAGCGTTCACCGGCGCGATCAGTCAGCATGAAGGGCTCTTCCAGGCCGCCGATGGCGGCAGCCTGTTCCTCGACGAAATCGGCGATATGCCGCTCTCTCTGCAGGTGAAACTGCTGCGCGTGCTGCAGGAGCGTCAGGTCCGGCCGCTGGGCTCGACCGCCTCGGTGTCTGTTGATGTGCGCATCATCTCGGCCACCCACCGCGACCTGGACCGCGCCATGCAAGAGGGCGACTTCCGGGAGGATCTTTACTACCGCCTGAACGTGGTCAATCTGCGCCTGCCGCCGCTCAAGGAGCGCGCCGAGGACGTGCCGCTGCTGGCCAAGCACCTGGTCAGCCAGGCCGCCGCCCGCCACAAGCCGTTCGTGAAGGGCTTCTCCACCGAGGCGCTGAACCTGCTGGCCTCGTCGGCCTGGCCCGGCAACGTGCGCCAGTTGGTCAATGTGGTCGAGCAATGCGTGGCGCTGACCAGTGCGCCGATCATTCCCGAAGCACTGGTGGCCCAGGCGCTGGTGGCCGAGGAAAATGCGCTGCCGTCGTTCAATGACGCCCGCGCGAGCTTCGAGCGGGGCTATCTGATCAAGGTGCTGAAGATCACCGAAGGCAACGTCACCCAGGCCGCGCGCATCGCCGGGCGCAACCGCACCGACTTCTACAAGCTGCTGGGCCGCCACGAACTCGAACCCAGCAGCTTCAAGGCCGTGGCCAAGAGTGATGGCTGA
- a CDS encoding HAMP domain-containing sensor histidine kinase has protein sequence MTTQVSRRWRPRSLLQLVLLAFLVVMLPLGILMFQAGQALSELTRLADDSARQAVEETRRARALSSLAVEMERSARQYAVLEEPGLREIYTQRADEFEAMLARQRLLMPDNPDAQALAKRIDSLKALLDAPVADIQSRLDEFVPFAQRTEAVRQATNRHIDARIERIREQAGGVQTRLWVQTTALVSASLVLMLLFTWLIIRPIRQLERRILSLGSAGQPAPSKGLQGPAELVQLDKRLDWLSARLGELEAQKRQFLRHMSHELKTPLASVREGTALLSDGVAGELTSRQHEILELIEASGEELQRLIEQLLDYNLLQHHAEVSVDHFDVTTLIKELLAKHQLALDAKGMQLKWRDRPLAWQADRTATGRILDNLLSNAIAYGEDGGLLELRAQQRGDLLLLEVANSGDEIGAEDRERLFDPFYQGRARRKGPLKGSGIGLSVAADCAKAQQGHLELVDDARLAVCFRLTLPWQACNAQGANQQDTNTIMMPSSQHRAADADARNS, from the coding sequence ATGACCACTCAGGTCTCGCGCCGCTGGCGCCCACGTTCCCTGCTGCAACTGGTACTGCTGGCCTTTCTGGTGGTGATGCTGCCGCTGGGCATCTTGATGTTCCAGGCCGGCCAGGCGCTCTCCGAACTGACCCGGCTCGCTGATGACAGCGCTCGGCAGGCGGTCGAAGAAACCCGTCGCGCCCGGGCACTGTCGTCGCTTGCCGTGGAGATGGAGCGCAGCGCCCGCCAATATGCGGTGCTGGAGGAGCCCGGCTTGCGCGAGATCTATACTCAGCGAGCCGACGAATTCGAGGCGATGCTGGCCAGGCAGCGGTTATTGATGCCCGATAACCCTGACGCTCAGGCGCTGGCCAAACGCATCGATAGCCTCAAGGCCCTGCTCGATGCCCCGGTGGCCGATATCCAATCCCGGCTCGACGAGTTCGTGCCCTTCGCCCAGCGCACCGAGGCCGTGCGCCAGGCTACCAACCGGCACATCGACGCGCGCATCGAACGTATTCGCGAACAGGCCGGCGGTGTGCAGACCCGCCTGTGGGTGCAGACCACGGCGCTGGTCTCAGCGAGCCTGGTGCTGATGTTGCTGTTCACTTGGCTGATCATTCGCCCGATTCGCCAGCTCGAACGGCGCATTCTGAGCCTCGGTAGCGCCGGTCAGCCTGCGCCCTCGAAGGGGCTTCAGGGACCGGCGGAGCTGGTGCAGCTCGACAAGCGGCTCGATTGGCTGTCGGCACGGCTGGGGGAGCTGGAGGCCCAGAAGCGCCAGTTCCTGCGCCACATGTCCCACGAACTCAAGACGCCGCTGGCAAGCGTCAGGGAAGGCACGGCGCTGCTTTCCGATGGGGTGGCCGGCGAGCTGACCTCGCGCCAGCACGAGATCCTCGAACTGATCGAGGCCAGCGGCGAGGAACTTCAGCGTCTCATCGAACAGCTGCTCGACTACAATTTGCTTCAGCACCATGCCGAGGTCAGCGTCGATCATTTCGATGTCACCACGCTGATCAAGGAATTGCTGGCCAAGCACCAGCTGGCTCTGGATGCCAAGGGCATGCAGCTTAAGTGGCGCGACCGGCCGCTGGCCTGGCAGGCCGACCGCACCGCCACCGGGCGCATTCTCGATAACCTTTTGTCCAATGCCATTGCCTATGGCGAAGATGGCGGACTGCTTGAACTGCGTGCCCAGCAGCGCGGCGACCTGCTACTGCTGGAAGTCGCCAACAGCGGCGATGAGATTGGCGCCGAGGACCGCGAGCGGCTCTTCGATCCCTTCTACCAGGGGCGTGCCCGGCGCAAGGGGCCGCTCAAGGGCTCAGGGATCGGCCTGTCGGTGGCCGCCGACTGTGCCAAGGCCCAGCAGGGGCACCTGGAACTGGTCGACGATGCTCGCCTGGCGGTGTGCTTCCGCCTGACCTTGCCCTGGCAGGCCTGCAATGCGCAGGGCGCGAATCAGCAGGACACGAATACGATAATGATGCCGTCATCGCAGCACCGGGCGGCAGACGCAGACGCAAGGAACTCATAA